A single window of Arcobacter venerupis DNA harbors:
- a CDS encoding DNA-directed RNA polymerase subunit omega, translated as MRLEERISKALKQVDNDRYVLAIAVGQRADELSKGAKPLLEQNTQKMKYTDIAIDEIASGLLKIEGFVDK; from the coding sequence ATGAGATTAGAAGAAAGAATATCAAAAGCATTAAAACAAGTAGATAACGACAGATATGTTTTAGCAATAGCAGTTGGACAAAGAGCTGACGAATTAAGCAAAGGTGCTAAACCATTATTAGAACAAAATACACAAAAAATGAAATATACTGATATTGCAATTGATGAAATAGCAAGTGGTTTATTAAAAATAGAAGGTTTTGTAGACAAATAA
- the pyrH gene encoding UMP kinase has translation MNKRVLVKFSGEALAGAEGYGIDTQILDYIAEEIKSLVENGIEVGIVIGGGNIIRGVTAAADGVIKRTSADYMGMLGTVINGIAMQEALEYKGLSARLQTAIKMEQIAEPFIVRKAMRHLEKGRVVIFGAGTGNPYFTTDTGATLRATEIGASMLIKATKVDGVYDRDPMKYPDAKKLETLSYDRALEDHIRVMDDTAIALAKDNKLPIVVANMNEKGNLLKIINGDYSRCSIVR, from the coding sequence ATGAACAAAAGAGTACTTGTAAAATTTTCAGGTGAAGCATTAGCAGGCGCTGAGGGTTATGGTATTGATACTCAAATATTAGATTATATTGCTGAAGAGATAAAAAGTTTAGTTGAAAATGGTATCGAAGTTGGTATTGTAATTGGTGGTGGAAATATAATCAGAGGAGTAACAGCAGCAGCTGATGGTGTTATTAAAAGAACAAGTGCTGATTATATGGGAATGTTAGGAACTGTAATAAACGGTATTGCTATGCAAGAGGCATTAGAATACAAAGGTTTAAGTGCAAGATTGCAAACAGCTATTAAAATGGAACAAATTGCAGAACCATTTATTGTTAGAAAAGCAATGAGACACCTTGAAAAAGGAAGAGTTGTTATTTTTGGAGCAGGAACAGGAAACCCATATTTTACTACTGATACGGGAGCTACTTTAAGAGCTACAGAGATTGGTGCATCAATGTTAATTAAAGCCACAAAAGTTGATGGTGTTTATGATAGAGATCCAATGAAATATCCTGATGCTAAGAAATTAGAAACTTTATCGTATGATAGAGCGTTAGAAGATCACATCAGAGTTATGGATGATACAGCAATTGCATTAGCTAAAGATAATAAGCTTCCAATAGTTGTTGCAAACATGAATGAAAAAGGCAATTTACTAAAAATCATCAACGGTGATTATAGTAGATGTTCAATAGTTAGATAA
- a CDS encoding pyridoxine 5'-phosphate synthase has translation MLLGVNIDHIAVLREARKINDPNPLDALSICKLAGADQITIHLREDRRHIHDNDAIAIIKQSSLPINLECSINSDIIDIVCKLKPARATLVPENRNEVTTEGGLDVKGNYEKLQKVIDKLHENEIEVSLFIDPNEEIIELSSQLEVEFVELHTGTFANVYAMLHSNLAQTHHSIKELELSKNELKSRLNKSIKEIETSSKLAKKLNLKVAAGHGLNYQNVTLISKIPEIEELNIGQSIIARSVFTGLKTAIIDMKELIKND, from the coding sequence TTGTTACTTGGTGTAAATATTGATCACATCGCCGTTTTGCGAGAAGCTAGAAAAATAAACGATCCAAATCCTCTTGACGCACTTAGTATTTGTAAACTTGCAGGTGCAGATCAAATTACAATTCATTTAAGAGAAGATAGACGACATATTCATGATAATGACGCTATTGCTATTATTAAACAATCATCACTTCCAATTAATTTAGAGTGCTCAATAAACAGTGATATTATTGATATTGTTTGTAAATTAAAACCAGCTCGAGCAACTTTAGTTCCTGAAAATAGGAATGAAGTTACAACTGAGGGTGGACTTGATGTAAAAGGAAATTATGAAAAACTTCAAAAAGTTATAGATAAACTTCATGAAAATGAGATTGAAGTTTCACTATTTATTGATCCAAATGAAGAGATAATTGAACTTTCAAGCCAACTTGAAGTTGAATTTGTAGAACTTCATACTGGAACTTTTGCAAATGTTTATGCAATGCTTCATTCAAATCTAGCTCAAACTCACCATAGTATTAAAGAGTTAGAATTAAGTAAAAATGAGTTAAAAAGTAGATTAAATAAATCTATAAAAGAGATTGAAACTTCATCAAAATTAGCAAAAAAACTAAATTTAAAAGTAGCAGCAGGTCATGGATTAAATTATCAAAATGTTACATTAATCTCAAAAATACCTGAAATTGAAGAGTTAAATATTGGGCAAAGTATTATTGCTCGTTCTGTTTTTACAGGTCTAAAAACAGCTATAATTGATATGAAAGAGTTAATAAAAAATGACTAA
- the pdxA gene encoding 4-hydroxythreonine-4-phosphate dehydrogenase, whose translation MTNIKPKIAISIGDLNGIGIEIALKCHEKISKICHPVYCINSKMLKLASDELKMEIPKDFEIFKTKGEFEIKAGTVSKKAGRYSYDSFMDAINLANTKEVDAVCTLPINKESWSKADIKYKGHTEVLRDYFGKNAIMMLGCKKMFVGLFTEHIPLKKVAKKINEQDLTTFLIDFYKNVKNDNIAVLGLNPHASDNGVLGDEEVEIFKAIKKANKALDKNIFKGPLVPDTAFSPVSRKNYKYFVAMYHDQGLAPLKALYFDQSINVSLNLPIIRTSVDHGTAFNIAYKNEKINTKSYVNAIKEAIILISNKK comes from the coding sequence ATGACTAATATAAAACCAAAAATTGCAATTAGTATAGGTGATTTAAATGGTATTGGAATTGAAATTGCTTTAAAATGCCATGAAAAAATATCTAAAATTTGCCATCCTGTTTATTGTATAAATTCAAAGATGTTAAAACTTGCGTCTGATGAATTAAAAATGGAAATTCCAAAAGATTTTGAAATTTTTAAAACAAAAGGTGAATTTGAAATAAAAGCAGGAACAGTTTCTAAAAAAGCTGGAAGATACTCTTATGATTCATTTATGGATGCAATTAATTTAGCAAATACAAAAGAAGTTGATGCTGTTTGTACACTTCCAATTAATAAAGAGTCATGGAGTAAAGCTGATATTAAATACAAAGGTCACACTGAAGTTTTAAGGGATTATTTTGGTAAAAATGCCATTATGATGCTTGGATGTAAAAAAATGTTCGTGGGACTTTTTACAGAACATATTCCACTTAAAAAAGTTGCAAAAAAGATTAATGAGCAAGACTTAACTACTTTTTTAATTGATTTTTATAAAAATGTTAAAAACGATAATATTGCAGTTTTAGGACTTAATCCACATGCAAGCGATAATGGGGTTTTAGGTGATGAAGAAGTTGAGATTTTTAAAGCAATAAAAAAAGCAAATAAAGCTTTAGATAAAAATATTTTCAAAGGTCCATTAGTTCCAGACACTGCATTTTCGCCAGTTTCAAGAAAAAACTACAAATATTTCGTTGCAATGTATCATGACCAAGGATTAGCACCATTAAAAGCTCTTTATTTTGACCAAAGTATAAATGTAAGTTTAAATCTTCCAATAATTAGAACTTCTGTTGACCATGGAACTGCTTTTAATATTGCATACAAAAATGAAAAAATTAACACAAAAAGTTATGTAAACGCAATAAAAGAAGCAATTATTTTAATCTCTAACAAAAAATGA
- a CDS encoding ATP-binding protein, which yields MRTLEACYEINFTKVNFMERKIKIEEPKTIISGAFKTGKSYLIYDFLSTFKPKEYLYIDFSDLRNEVIDVSKNLEKFIRMNEIIVLVLENFDFQFELPNCENIIISTLTPKKIRGFENIIINPLDFEEYLLHDNRHQNITQSFNSFLKFGNLPELINIDEHKRIHRLQEIIELQCKDETQYEIFKILIENIDEKKSLFQLFNNLKSKIKISKDKFYETCKIYEDNKSIYFLQKYNQKKSVKKIYVYNHSFLNAISHVKKFKNEFSNMIFLELVNKYKDIYYLDNIDFYIKSKNIAIVPIPFFNRFLMNNALKKIIKSAHEFEINEINIITISNNEKISDPKLKINIIPFYEWALS from the coding sequence ATGAGAACCTTAGAAGCTTGTTATGAAATTAACTTCACAAAAGTTAACTTCATGGAGCGAAAAATAAAAATTGAAGAACCAAAAACCATCATAAGTGGTGCTTTTAAAACAGGTAAGAGTTATTTAATTTATGATTTCCTATCTACTTTTAAACCAAAAGAGTACCTTTATATCGATTTTTCTGATTTAAGAAATGAAGTTATTGATGTTTCTAAAAATCTCGAAAAATTTATAAGAATGAATGAAATAATTGTTTTAGTATTAGAAAATTTTGATTTCCAGTTTGAACTTCCAAATTGTGAAAACATAATAATTTCAACTTTAACTCCAAAAAAAATAAGAGGATTTGAAAATATCATAATAAATCCTTTAGATTTTGAAGAGTATTTATTACATGATAATAGACATCAAAATATAACTCAAAGTTTTAATAGTTTTCTAAAATTCGGAAATTTACCAGAACTTATAAACATTGATGAACACAAAAGAATCCATCGTTTACAAGAGATAATTGAACTTCAATGTAAAGATGAAACTCAATATGAAATTTTTAAAATATTAATAGAAAATATTGATGAAAAAAAATCTCTTTTTCAATTATTTAATAATTTAAAATCAAAAATCAAAATATCAAAAGACAAATTTTATGAAACTTGTAAAATTTATGAAGATAATAAATCAATCTACTTTTTACAAAAATATAATCAAAAAAAATCAGTAAAAAAAATTTATGTTTACAATCACTCTTTTTTAAATGCAATTTCTCATGTAAAAAAGTTTAAAAATGAGTTTTCAAATATGATTTTTTTAGAATTAGTAAATAAATATAAAGATATTTATTATTTAGACAATATTGATTTTTATATTAAATCAAAAAATATTGCCATAGTTCCTATTCCATTTTTTAATAGATTTTTAATGAATAATGCACTAAAAAAAATAATAAAATCTGCCCATGAATTTGAAATAAATGAGATTAATATTATCACGATTTCAAATAATGAAAAGATTTCTGATCCAAAACTAAAGATTAATATTATTCCATTTTATGAATGGGCACTAAGCTAA
- a CDS encoding RelA/SpoT family protein: MDPFIKEIQQINTVEDAINKLNTQTEISPKLSDIINFIIEAHEGQYRKSGEPYCVHPILVASLTAHFSKDEAIIAAALLHDVVEDTKYSLDYIKETWGIDIAHMVDGLTKIVEIREHEFIASSEASDSKIISSALTFRKMLIASIDDVRVLIVKLCDRLHNMLTLSVLPANKQKRIAEETLVVYVPIANRLGISTLKNTLEDLAFFYIYPNEYIKIDNFLKEQQHAMQLTFNTFISTTKNLLEKNGYDLSKIKIYSRIKHHYSIYLKMQRKGISIEEVLDLFAIRILVEEDIDCYKVLGYMHLEFKPLISRFKDYVATPKENGYQTIHTTVFYNSKIYEIQIRSFEMNKIAEFGIAAHWKYKTGAKNTTNLNWLKSLEFSNENVEEFYQDAKDNLYTQEMIVYSPKGEVFTLPVGATAYDFAFAVHTNIGKRAIGCFINKIKKPLLTELKSTDIVSIELGNDTVVRCSWMDMVKTSRAKKQIKLLCTHRQKEIDELSGKNIINTVFSRYSDDIIKIYPIESPFKIPQILDFFKHTKQTIEKKIISHKGLMTRFKIFTSKIKESKFDNILIYSNFSISSVSFDHCCHPKFGDDIVAFKNGNEAIIHHKMCDKAYDKIKTNQQMLFCKWTKDTVYQYKMVISIPNTRGELAKVLTYMAGYEFYILGVEFGRQIHSYIQYCYIEFEINKSNIDEVRKIIEKKVKVIEFYSKKDAYNK; encoded by the coding sequence ATGGATCCATTTATCAAAGAAATTCAACAAATAAATACTGTTGAAGATGCAATTAACAAACTTAATACTCAAACAGAGATATCTCCAAAACTCAGTGATATAATTAATTTCATTATTGAAGCACATGAAGGTCAATACAGAAAAAGTGGAGAACCATATTGTGTTCATCCAATATTAGTAGCTTCACTTACTGCACACTTTTCAAAAGATGAAGCAATAATTGCAGCTGCATTATTACATGATGTCGTAGAAGATACAAAATACTCTTTAGACTATATAAAAGAAACATGGGGAATTGATATTGCTCATATGGTTGATGGGTTAACTAAAATTGTTGAAATTAGAGAACATGAATTTATTGCTTCTAGTGAAGCAAGTGATTCAAAAATAATATCTTCAGCACTTACATTTAGAAAAATGTTAATTGCTTCAATTGATGATGTAAGAGTTTTAATTGTAAAACTTTGTGATAGATTACATAATATGTTAACCCTCAGTGTTTTACCAGCTAATAAACAAAAAAGAATTGCAGAAGAGACTTTAGTTGTTTATGTTCCAATAGCAAATAGATTAGGTATCTCGACACTAAAAAATACTTTAGAAGATTTAGCATTTTTTTATATTTATCCAAATGAATATATAAAAATAGATAACTTTCTAAAAGAACAACAACATGCAATGCAACTTACTTTTAATACATTCATTTCAACAACAAAAAATCTATTAGAAAAGAATGGTTATGATTTAAGTAAAATTAAAATTTATAGCCGTATAAAACACCATTATTCAATCTATTTAAAAATGCAAAGAAAAGGAATATCTATTGAAGAAGTTCTAGATTTATTTGCAATTAGAATTTTAGTTGAAGAGGATATAGATTGTTATAAAGTTCTAGGATATATGCACTTAGAATTTAAACCTTTAATTTCAAGATTTAAAGATTATGTTGCAACTCCAAAAGAGAATGGTTATCAAACAATTCATACAACTGTTTTTTATAATTCAAAAATTTATGAAATTCAAATAAGATCTTTTGAAATGAATAAAATTGCAGAATTTGGAATTGCTGCCCATTGGAAATATAAAACAGGTGCAAAAAATACAACAAATCTTAATTGGTTAAAATCTTTAGAGTTTTCAAATGAAAATGTAGAAGAATTTTATCAAGATGCAAAAGATAATTTATATACACAAGAGATGATTGTATACTCACCAAAAGGTGAAGTGTTTACTCTTCCAGTTGGTGCTACAGCTTATGATTTTGCCTTTGCAGTTCATACAAACATTGGTAAACGTGCAATAGGATGTTTTATAAATAAAATTAAAAAACCTCTTTTAACTGAATTGAAAAGTACAGATATTGTTTCAATCGAATTAGGAAATGACACAGTTGTTAGATGCTCTTGGATGGATATGGTAAAAACATCAAGAGCAAAAAAACAAATTAAATTATTATGTACCCATAGACAAAAAGAGATAGATGAATTATCAGGGAAAAATATCATTAATACAGTATTCTCAAGATATTCAGATGATATTATAAAAATTTATCCAATTGAATCACCATTTAAAATACCTCAAATTTTAGATTTTTTCAAACATACAAAACAAACTATAGAGAAAAAAATCATAAGTCATAAAGGTTTAATGACTAGATTTAAAATTTTTACTAGTAAAATTAAAGAATCTAAGTTCGATAATATATTAATATATTCAAATTTCAGTATAAGTTCTGTATCATTTGACCACTGTTGTCATCCAAAGTTTGGAGATGATATTGTTGCGTTTAAAAATGGAAATGAAGCTATAATACATCACAAAATGTGTGATAAAGCCTACGATAAAATTAAAACAAATCAACAAATGCTTTTTTGTAAATGGACAAAAGATACAGTTTATCAATATAAAATGGTAATAAGTATTCCTAATACAAGAGGCGAATTAGCAAAAGTATTAACTTACATGGCTGG